The following are from one region of the Nymphaea colorata isolate Beijing-Zhang1983 chromosome 7, ASM883128v2, whole genome shotgun sequence genome:
- the LOC116257776 gene encoding uncharacterized protein LOC116257776 has product MEVIRYVSCVCHGYTQGERYVSHRLLWSVKNRFGSTDELGVFEMSQSGLQAASNPSENNCNAEVLAGLAISVIIDGSRIFLLEVQFFSVIEHHDVRMVLLFGPFF; this is encoded by the exons ATGGAAGTTATCAG gTACGTTAGTTGCGTATGTCATGGTTATACCCAG GGTGAGAGATACGTGTCCCATCGTTTGTTGTGGTCTGTAAAGAATCGTTTTGGATCCACCGATGAG CTTGGGGTATTTGAAATGTCCCAGTCTGGTCTTCAAGCTGCTTCAAATCCAAGTGAGAATAATTGTAATGCAGAAGTTTTAGCAGGCTTAGCCATCTCTGTTATTATTGATGGATCTCGGATCTTTCTCCTGGAGGTGCAG TTCTTTTCTGTGATTGAACATCATGATGTCCGGATGGTTCTGCTCTTTGG GCCatttttttga